A window of the Lysinibacillus irui genome harbors these coding sequences:
- a CDS encoding patatin-like phospholipase family protein, producing MWIDGVFSGGGLKGFALVGAYQVLEAEHFRFKRVAGTSAGAILAAFIAAGYSGKEIEMMLEELDIPSLLDPRRTFLPFPFMKWINVYHHLGLYKGKALEKWFFKKLADKGVYTFGDLPKDSLKLVASDLTNGRMIVLPDDLHKYQIEAKNFSVACALRMSCGIPFFFEPVTLKTGKGESVIVDGGVLSNFPLWIFDDKEGRKVRPILGLKLSRRREEQCPQEIKNGLNLFEALFSTMKDAHDERYISRRHERDIIFIPVEDYSATQFDLNEETKETLLEIGRNRTIQFLRNWPRLRL from the coding sequence TTGTGGATTGATGGAGTTTTTTCTGGTGGAGGCTTGAAGGGTTTTGCACTGGTTGGGGCTTATCAAGTATTAGAAGCAGAGCATTTCCGATTTAAACGTGTAGCTGGTACAAGTGCAGGTGCTATTTTAGCAGCATTTATCGCAGCAGGATATAGTGGCAAAGAAATTGAAATGATGCTAGAAGAGTTGGATATACCTTCACTACTGGATCCAAGAAGAACATTTTTACCTTTCCCTTTTATGAAATGGATAAATGTTTATCATCATTTGGGTCTTTATAAAGGAAAGGCATTGGAAAAATGGTTTTTTAAAAAACTAGCTGATAAAGGTGTCTACACTTTTGGAGATTTACCTAAAGACTCTCTTAAGTTAGTTGCCTCAGATTTAACGAACGGTAGAATGATTGTCCTGCCTGATGATTTACACAAATATCAAATTGAAGCAAAGAATTTTTCAGTTGCTTGTGCATTACGTATGAGTTGTGGTATACCTTTCTTCTTTGAACCAGTTACATTAAAGACGGGTAAAGGTGAATCAGTCATAGTAGACGGTGGTGTTTTAAGTAATTTTCCATTATGGATATTTGACGATAAAGAAGGTCGAAAAGTACGACCTATTTTAGGCCTAAAGCTTAGCAGAAGAAGAGAAGAGCAATGTCCTCAAGAAATTAAAAATGGTTTAAATTTATTTGAAGCACTATTTTCGACTATGAAAGATGCTCATGATGAAAGATATATTTCTAGACGACATGAAAGAGATATTATTTTCATTCCTGTAGAAGATTATAGTGCAACTCAATTTGATTTAAACGAGGAGACAAAAGAAACTCTTTTAGAAATAGGAAGAAACCGTACAATTCAATTTTTACGGAATTGGCCAAGATTAAGATTGTAA